The following coding sequences are from one Streptococcus mitis window:
- a CDS encoding DUF2812 domain-containing protein, whose product MFTILDLDKEEEYLHEMHLKGWRYRTSRFGFFYFDQCQPDNVIYCIYDSRFLKKYKHELQDFRNRGWELVGAGSCSILRKSSSDLLSEDQVYMSNNLRWEVMRSRLRSCTATFLGGLVVCMSLIKEELSVSFFVIFLLYALLISYLIYGFFRLKRKYQVDEQ is encoded by the coding sequence ATTTTTACTATTCTTGATTTGGACAAGGAGGAAGAATATTTACATGAGATGCATTTGAAAGGGTGGAGGTATAGAACTAGTCGTTTTGGTTTTTTCTATTTTGACCAATGTCAACCAGACAATGTCATCTACTGTATCTATGATTCTAGATTTCTTAAAAAATATAAGCATGAACTGCAAGATTTTAGAAATAGAGGTTGGGAATTGGTAGGAGCAGGTTCTTGTTCAATTCTTCGTAAATCGTCTTCTGATTTACTTTCAGAGGATCAAGTCTACATGAGTAATAATCTCAGGTGGGAAGTTATGCGATCTAGACTTCGTTCTTGTACAGCTACTTTCTTAGGTGGTTTGGTTGTTTGTATGAGTTTAATTAAAGAAGAACTTTCTGTGTCTTTCTTCGTTATTTTTCTTTTATATGCTCTCTTGATTTCTTATCTAATCTATGGTTTTTTTAGACTTAAAAGGAAATATCAAGTAGATGAACAGTGA